The following proteins come from a genomic window of Pseudochaenichthys georgianus chromosome 17, fPseGeo1.2, whole genome shotgun sequence:
- the rnf2 gene encoding E3 ubiquitin-protein ligase RING2: protein MTQTVQTNGVQPLSKTWELSLYELQRTPQEAITDGLEIAVSPRSLHSELMCPICLDMLKNTMTTKECLHRFCADCIITALRSGNKECPTCRKKLVSKRSLRPDPNFDALISKIYPSRDEYEAHQERVLARISKHNNQQALSHSIEEGLKIQAMTRLQRGKRHTVENGSGAEDNGDSSHCSNASVHSNQEAGPSIKRTKTSDDSGLDMDNAAENGGGDSVIDGGASEIELVFRPHPTLMEKDDAQNSVEFVPRYIKTSGNATVDHLSKYLAVRLALEELRRNAEASPVNVEAASEKQYTIYIPTAANQFTVLNGSFSLELVSEKYWKVNKPMELYFAPTKEHK from the exons ATGACACAGACGGTTCAGACCAACGGGGTTCAGCCCCTCAGTAAGACCTGGGAGCTGAGTCTGTACGAGCTGCAGAGAACTCCACAG GAGGCGATAACAGATGGACTGGAAATAGCAGTATCGCCCAGGTCCTTGCACAGCGAACTCATGTGTCCTATATGCCTGGACATGCTGAAGAACACAATGACAACCAAAGAATGTCTGCACCGCTTCTGCGCTGATTGCATCATCACAGCCTTAAGATCCGG TAATAAAGAGTGTCCTACATGTCGTAAGAAGCTGGTTTCCAAGAGGTCGCTGCGTCCAGACCCCAACTTTGATGCTCTGATAA GCAAGATTTATCCCAGTCGTGACGAATATGAAGCCCACCAAGAGAGGGTGTTGGCTCGCATCAGCAAACACAACAACCAGCAAGCCCTGTCCCACAGCATAGAGGAGGGGCTGAAGATACAGGCTATGACTAG ATTGCAGCGTGGTAAGAGACACACAGTGGAGAATGGGAGCGGAGCTGAGGACAACGGAGACTCCTCCCACTGTAGCAACGCCTCTGTCCATAGCAACCAG GAGGCAGGTCCAAGCATTAAGCGCACCAAGACGAGTGATGACAGCGGGTTGGACATGGACAACGCTGCTGAGAACGGGGGTGGGGACTCTGTGATTGACGGTGGAGCCAGCGAGATAGAACTGGTGTTCAGGCCACACCCCACCCTGATGGAGAAGGACGATGCTCAAAACAG TGTGGAGTTTGTCCCTCGCTACATCAAGACGTCCGGTAACGCCACAGTGGATCACCTGTCCAAATACCTGGCTGTCCGACTGGCTCTGGAGGAGCTGAGGAGAAACGCTGAGGCCAGCCCTGTGAACGTGGAGGCAGCTTCAGAGAAACAGTACACCATCTACATACCTACTGCGGCAAACCAGTTCACT GTTCTGAACGGGTCCTTCTCTCTGGAGCTGGTCAGTGAAAAGTACTGGAAGGTGAACAAACCCATGGAGCTGTACTTTGCTCCTACTAAAGAACACAAGTAG